The genomic segment TCCTCCGACACAAACTGAACGTACATGGCGTGCCCCAGCGGCTACGTGTACCCGCCCGTCGGCAACGTAGGTGCGGTCGACCGCAAGCTGCACATGGATCGTTCGTTTGTGGTGCCGATCACCACCAAGGCCCGTTAGACCGGCTCTGCGCATCAGCATGGCCGCCGCGTTGTGCCCGATGATCCGCCCGAGCCGCTTGTCGCTCGGCCTGCCTACACGACGTCAGACCCCGAGCCTGAACGGTGTCGATCCGCCCCTCGTGCCACAGTTGCAGATCCTCTGATCCGACACTCCCAGATCGGCGACAACCGAGGGGACCGACATTTCAGCGGTCAACTGGTCCAGCACCCTACGTCGAAACTCGAACGGATTCCGGTACGACACCCAGGCCCTTCAGCACAGGATCGAGCACACTCGATTCAACCATCCCGACTCCGCAACACCCGGAGAACGTCAAAGCTCCCGAAACCCGGGACGGTTCAGGCTGAGTTCCGCAGGAATCTCTGGAAGGGTCCAGGCAGTTCCTGGTCTGTGGAACCCGTGGAGCCGGCTGCGGACAACGCTGCAGCAGAGAGCCGCTACTTCGTCCGATTACCGGGCCGCAGTCAGAAAGATGGATCCCCGCCGGAGCAGAGCACCTCAATCGGACGCACGAAGTCCCACCGACAGGACCGCCAGGAAGCCGGCGGATGAGCAGGTGGCATACGTCATGAGACGCGGGCAGCGGATTGTGACGAGCGGGGCAGCGCGTAGGCGCGCTGCCGGCACTCCAGGTATTCGGCTGCTTCGCTCTCCCAGCGGGCGTCGCTCCATCCCATCTCCGCTTGGACGATCGTTCTGATCCGCGGGAGGAGTTCGGCGCCGCCGTCAGGAAGCAAGAGACCCAGGCGGACGCGTCGAAGGAGAAGATCCTCGAGATGCACGACCGCTTCGGTACGCGCTGCCCAACGCAGCTCGGCCCACAGCTGCGCCGTACCGGGGATGGGGGAAAGCTCTCCTGGGCGTGCGGCCCGGATCAAGCCGGCCACGTCAGGGGAGTACCAGGCGGCCAGTCGGCGGCTCTGGCTGTCATCCAGGTCTCTGCACGTGACCTCATCGGGTGGTTCGAGCGCTCGGCCATGGCGATCGACCGGTCCTAGCTCCGGGAGACGATCCCGCAGTGCGACGACGGTGTCCTGGGCGATCAGTCTGAACGTGGTCAGCTTGCCGCCGGTGACGGTGAGGAGGCCGCACTCGTCGAGAATGATGGAGTCCCTGGTCTCCTGGGATGGCTTTGTCTTGCCGCTTGCGACAACAGGGCGCACGCCGGAGAACACAGCTGTCACGTCGCTCCGGCGGATGTCCAGGGTGGGGAAGGACGCGCGCACACCCTCCAGCAGGTAGGTCGTCTCGTCGGGGGTGATGGTCGGCTCGTCGTCGAGGGACGCACGCTGATCCAGATCCGTCGTACCGACGAGGGTGACCCCCTCCCAGGGAAAGAAGAACACGGGCCGGTGGTCACGAGGGTGGAGGACGGTCACCGCCTGCGGAACAGGGAGTCTCCAAGCCGGGAGGATCAGGTGGCTGCCACGAAGAGGACGGATGATGGGGCTGCCGCCTACCTTGCTCCGTAACCGGTCGGCCCAGGCGCCGGTCGCGTTTACCACCGCTCGAGCAGGTACCCGGGTGGTCCGGCCTGTCACCGTGTCCCGCACCCGCACGCCGACGACCGTCCCGTTGCTCTGCCAGAGATCGACAACCTGGGCGTAGTTGAGTGCAGTCGCTCCCGTCCAGATGGCTTCCTTCAGCACCCGCAGCACGAGACGGGCATCATCGGTACGGGCGTCGAGATAGTGGAAGCCACCACGAAGGCCGTCGGTTCTGATGTACGGCGCCAGCAGACGAAAGTCATCGGCGTCGTGAAACGTGTGACGCCATTGGAGGGAGAGGAGGTCGTACAAGGACAGCCCCAGCCGGTACAGCAGCCGGCCCGGGTGCTCGCCACCGAAGGTCGCCAGGAGGAAGCCGAGTGGGTCGACGAGTCCGGGACCTTCCCGCAGGAGCAGATTGCGTTCCCGTACCGCAGCCCGGGTGATGCCGATCTTCCTCTCTTTGAGATACCGAAGGCCACCGTGCACGAGCTTCGATGAACGGCTGGATGCCCCCCAGGCGAAGTCGCTCTGTTCCAGCAGCAGGGAGCGAAGGCCATGGCGAGCGCCTTCACGCAGGATGGCGGCGCCAGTGATGCCTCCGCCGACGATGAGAAGGTCCCATGGCCGTTCCAGCGCCTCCCAGGTGGCATCCCGGCGAGCAGTCCCTCGCGCTGCGGCAGGTGTGCTCATGGCACCAACTTTCCCGGATTCATGATCCCGTCGGGGTCGAACCGACGCAGCGCGTCTCCGATCACCGCCACGCCGAGTGGACCCTTCT from the Gammaproteobacteria bacterium genome contains:
- a CDS encoding FAD-dependent oxidoreductase gives rise to the protein MSTPAAARGTARRDATWEALERPWDLLIVGGGITGAAILREGARHGLRSLLLEQSDFAWGASSRSSKLVHGGLRYLKERKIGITRAAVRERNLLLREGPGLVDPLGFLLATFGGEHPGRLLYRLGLSLYDLLSLQWRHTFHDADDFRLLAPYIRTDGLRGGFHYLDARTDDARLVLRVLKEAIWTGATALNYAQVVDLWQSNGTVVGVRVRDTVTGRTTRVPARAVVNATGAWADRLRSKVGGSPIIRPLRGSHLILPAWRLPVPQAVTVLHPRDHRPVFFFPWEGVTLVGTTDLDQRASLDDEPTITPDETTYLLEGVRASFPTLDIRRSDVTAVFSGVRPVVASGKTKPSQETRDSIILDECGLLTVTGGKLTTFRLIAQDTVVALRDRLPELGPVDRHGRALEPPDEVTCRDLDDSQSRRLAAWYSPDVAGLIRAARPGELSPIPGTAQLWAELRWAARTEAVVHLEDLLLRRVRLGLLLPDGGAELLPRIRTIVQAEMGWSDARWESEAAEYLECRQRAYALPRSSQSAARVS